The genomic window GACACAGGAGCCGAACTCAGCGTCCAGGCGGACGCGTTGGCGACCGCGTAGTACGCGAGGACGCCGAAGGAGGAGAAACCGATCGCGCCCCGGACATCGACGGTGGCGGCCAGGACGGCGACCACGGCGCCCACGGCCAACTCCGCCCGGTGCGGCACCTGGAAGCGAGGGTGGACGGCGGCCAGGGCGCCCGGGAGATGCCGGTCCCGGGCCATGGCGAGGGTCGTGCGCGAGACGCCCAGGATGAGCGCCAGCAGCGACCCCAGCGCGGCCACGGCGGCCCCCACCCGCACCACGGGCACCAGCCCCGGCACACCGGCCGCCCGTACCGCGTCGGCCAGCGGAGCCGAGGCCTGCCCCAGCCCACCGGAACCCAGCACGGAGAGGACGGCCACGGCGACGGCCGCGTACACGGCCAGCGCGATGCCCAGCGCGAGTGGGATCGCGCGCGGGATGGTGCGCGCCGGATCCCGTACCTCCTCGCCCAGGGTCGCGATCCGCGCGTACCCGGCGAACGCGAAGAACAGCAGCCCGGCCGCCTGCAACACCCCGCCCACACCACCCGACGCCCCGACGTCCAGCCGACCGGCATCCGACTCGCCGGACCCCAGGCACACGACCACCACGGCGGCGAGGACCGCCAGCACCACGGCCACGATCGCCCGCGTCAGCCAGGCCGACTTCTGGACTCCGCCGTAGTTCACGGCCGTCAGCGCCACCACGGCCGCCACCGCCACGGCGTGCGCCTGCCCCGGCCACACATACGCCCCCACGGTGAGCGCCATCGCCGCGCACGAGGCGGTCTTGCCGACGACGAACGACCAGCCGGCCAGATATCCCCAGAAGTCGCCGAGCCGCTCACGCCCGTACACGTAGGTGCCGCCCGACGCCGGATACACGGCCGCCAGCCGCGCCGACGACATGGCATTGCAGTACGCGACCACGGCGGCGACCC from Streptomyces sp. DSM 40750 includes these protein-coding regions:
- a CDS encoding APC family permease, translating into MTQVGSGAGLRRTLGVGDAVVIGLGSMIGAGIFAALGPAARAAGSGLLLGLGVAAVVAYCNAMSSARLAAVYPASGGTYVYGRERLGDFWGYLAGWSFVVGKTASCAAMALTVGAYVWPGQAHAVAVAAVVALTAVNYGGVQKSAWLTRAIVAVVLAVLAAVVVVCLGSGESDAGRLDVGASGGVGGVLQAAGLLFFAFAGYARIATLGEEVRDPARTIPRAIPLALGIALAVYAAVAVAVLSVLGSGGLGQASAPLADAVRAAGVPGLVPVVRVGAAVAALGSLLALILGVSRTTLAMARDRHLPGALAAVHPRFQVPHRAELAVGAVVAVLAATVDVRGAIGFSSFGVLAYYAVANASAWTLSSAPVSRVVPVVGLVGCAVLAFALPAVSVGVGAAVLGVGAAAYGVRRWWAGRSR